A window of the Brassica oleracea var. oleracea cultivar TO1000 chromosome C1, BOL, whole genome shotgun sequence genome harbors these coding sequences:
- the LOC106329177 gene encoding adenine nucleotide transporter BT1, chloroplastic/mitochondrial-like: protein MHLSKIIREEGPTELYRGLAPSLVGVVPYTATNYFAYDSLRKAYRSFSRKEKIGNIETLLIGSLAGALSSTATFPLEVARKHMQVAAVSGRVVYKNMLDALVRILEHEGILGWYKGLGPSCLKLVPAAGISFMCYEACKKILVENINQED from the coding sequence ATGCATTTGTCAAAAATTATACGCGAGGAAGGACCCACAGAACTCTACAGGGGTCTTGCTCCTAGCCTTGTCGGAGTTGTTCCATATACAGCTACCAACTACTTTGCATATGATTCCCTAAGAAAAGCATACCGGAGTTTTTCGAGGAAAGAGAAGATTGGGAACATTGAGACACTTCTGATTGGTTCTTTAGCTGGTGCACTATCGAGCACCGCCACTTTCCCCCTCGAGGTGGCTAGGAAGCATATGCAGGTGGCAGCTGTTAGCGGGAGAGTTGTGTACAAGAACATGTTGGACGCTCTGGTGAGAATACTTGAGCATGAAGGTATTCTCGGTTGGTACAAAGGTCTTGGACCTAGTTGCTTGAAGCTGGTACCTGCTGCTGGAATCTCATTCATGTGTTATGAAGCTTGCAAGAAGATACTTGTCGAAAACATCAACCAAGAAGACTGA